A DNA window from Camelina sativa cultivar DH55 chromosome 13, Cs, whole genome shotgun sequence contains the following coding sequences:
- the LOC104736920 gene encoding serine/threonine-protein phosphatase 2A activator-like, with protein sequence MEPSKSENMPERSTSEAPATVSSAFPPSGCCTNCGGPTISEPPPLASFPEMSPPPNYRPIRAPAINLPHNSQAIILSPVPHAEQVPVVTPPYQFETPVKRIHSPDDIRRFQESASCKNFLGFVVSLSESIRGQKISDPCHISPTVAAIVSILETLLQWIDEIPPAQQSARYGNVSFRSWHERLGERGESLILEFLPEEFKGSRIEIVPYFFDSFGNSSRIDYGTGHETNFAAWLYCLARMGIVKEEDYHGLVARVFVKYLELMRKLQMVYCLEPAGSHGVWGLDDYHFLPFIFGSSQLIDHKYMKPKSIHNDDILENFSSEYMYLSCIAFVKKVKKGLFAEHSPLLDDISGVPNWKKVNSGLLKMYKVEVLEKVPIMQHFLFGWLIKWEE encoded by the exons ATGGAACCTTCAAAGTCCGAAAACATGCCGGAGAGATCAACCTCCGAAGCTCCAGCCACCGTTTCCTCCGCCTTTCCTCCTTCCGGATGCTGTACTAACTGCGGCGGACCAACGATTTCCGAACCACCACCACTAGCTTCATTCCCAGAGATGTCACCACCACCGAACTACCGCCCGATCCGAGCTCCAGCCATCAATCTCCCACACAACTCTCAGGCGATCATTCTCTCTCCCGTTCCTCACGCCGAACAAGTCCCTGTCGTAACTCCGCCGTATCAATTCGAGACTCCGGTCAAAAGAATCCACTCCCCCGACGATATCCGCCGATTTCAGGAATCTGCTTCTTGTAAGAACTTCCTAGGGTTCGTTGTTTCGTTGTCGGAATCAATCCGTGGGCAAAAGATCTCAGATCCTTGTCATATCTCACCAACCGTAGCCGCCATAGTTTCAATCCTCGAAACCTTGTTACAATGGATCGACGAGATTCCACCTGCTCAACAATCAGCTCGATACGGCAACGTTTCGTTCAGGTCATGGCACGAACGGCTCGGTGAGAGAGGTGAATCGCTTATTCTTGAGTTTCTCCCTGAGGAATTTAAAGGATCTAGGATTGAGATTGTTCCTTACTTCTTCGATAGCTTTGGGAACTCGAGTAGGATCGATTACGGAACCGGACACGAGACTAATTTCGCGGCGTGGTTGTATTGTTTAGCTAGGATGGGGATTGTGAAGGAAGAGGATTACCATGGTTTGGTTGCTAGGGTTTTTGTTAAGTATTTGGAATTGATGAGGAAACTGCAAATGGTTTACTGCTTAGAACCAGCTGGATCCCATGGAGTTTGGGGACTTGATGATTACCATTTCTTGCCTTTTATATTTGGGAGTTCTCAGTTGATTGATCACAAGTATATGAAACCGAAGTCGATTCATAACGATGACATTTTGGAGAATTTCTCTAGTGAATACATGTACTTGTCTTGTATTGCCTttgtgaagaaggtgaagaaaggTTTGTTCGCTGAGCATTCGCCGTTGTTGGATGATATAAGCGGTGTACCGAACTGGAAGAAAGTGAATAGCGGTTTGCTTAAGATGTATAAGGTCGAAGTGCTCGAGAAAGTTCCTATTATGCAGCATTTCCTCTTTGGCTGGCTCATCAAATG GGAAGAGTGA